One region of Myxocyprinus asiaticus isolate MX2 ecotype Aquarium Trade chromosome 38, UBuf_Myxa_2, whole genome shotgun sequence genomic DNA includes:
- the LOC127429070 gene encoding RNA-binding protein lark-like, with translation MVKIFVGNVASATTEDELRTLFEKYGAVSDCDILKNYGFVHMDEEEAAQKAVSALHKHELHGSHITVEYATTKVRNATKIYVGNVPEGVTAAKIKELFQPYGKVVECDIVKNYAFVHMQRESDALDAISELNHSKVEGQKIFVSLSRSNPSRNGRGEDYFPPPPHHYPPHPHHHPHFLPPRPPPRDYYPPRGRLPPPPLPPPPPRALYEHDVYERGLRRDPYPAASPRFYDRDQYDRRPPPPQRPITPPLAPRYYRDRSPLGGRRSLLPPPPPPPSSASYGRSFARNGAGSGPPPHSATASSHYQRYSIGSGFDKDDYLEDKYSNGFSRSY, from the coding sequence ATGGTGAAGATATTTGTTGGCAATGTAGCCTCAGCGACCACTGAAGACGAGCTCCGTACTTTGTTTGAGAAGTACGGTGCCGTGTCCGATTGTGATATTCTGAAAAACTATGGCTTTGTGCACATGGATGAGGAAGAGGCAGCGCAGAAGGCTGTCTCCGCTTTACACAAGCATGAGCTCCATGGCTCCCACATCACTGTAGAATATGCCACCACCAAGGTACGCAATGCCACCAAGATCTACGTGGGCAATGTTCCTGAAGGTGTCACCGCTGCCAAAATCAAGGAGCTCTTCCAGCCGTACGGCAAGGTGGTGGAATGTGATATCGTGAAGAATTATGCATTTGTTCATATGCAGAGAGAAAGTGATGCTCTGGATGCCATTTCAGAGCTTAATCACTCTAAAGTGGAGGGCCAAAAGATCTTTGTTTCCCTGTCTCGCAGTAACCCTTCCAGAAATGGCCGGGGGGAGGACTATTTTCCTCCTCCCCCACATCACTATCCACCTCACCCACACCACCATCCTCACTTTCTCCCACCACGGCCCCCGCCCCGTGACTACTATCCGCCTCGTGGCCGACTTCCACCCCCTCCTCTCCCACCACCGCCACCCCGCGCCCTGTACGAGCACGACGTGTACGAGAGGGGCCTTCGCCGTGACCCGTACCCTGCCGCCTCCCCTCGTTTTTACGATCGGGATCAATATGACCGACGCCCACCGCCTCCCCAACGACCGATCACTCCTCCCCTCGCTCCTCGCTACTACCGTGACCGCAGCCCTCTTGGCGGTCGCCGCTCTCTTCTGCCTCCGCCTCCCCCTCCACCCTCTTCTGCCAGCTATGGCCGCAGTTTTGCCCGCAATGGCGCTGGCTCTGGGCCCCCTCCCCATTCCGCCACTGCTTCCTCCCACTATCAGCGCTACTCTATTGGCTCAGGCTTTGATAAGGATGATTATTTGGAGGACAAGTACAGCAATGGCTTCAGCCGTAGCTACTAA